Proteins from a genomic interval of Clostridium scatologenes:
- a CDS encoding translation factor GTPase family protein, producing MKKIVVGILAHVDAGKTTLSESMLYLSGKIRKLGRVDNKDAYLDTYSLEKERGITIFSKQAIFQVDEAQITLLDTPGHVDFSAEMERTLQVLDYAILVISGADGIQGHTQTLWRLLSIYKIPVFIFINKMDQVGTDKEKLMKELKDRLNDECIEFQENDMEIFYDQVAMCDEKVMENFIETGEIKSALISELIKSRKVFPCYFGSALKLEGVEEFINGIVKYSERPLYSEEFGAKVFKISRDDQGNRLTFMKITGGSLKVKTALTNKTTDMENSTYNIWEEKINQIRIYSGQKFELVSEAEAGAICVVTGLTKTYPGEGLGAERASSKPLLEPVLSYKVILKEGCDPRIMLPKLREIEEEEPELHIIWEENLQEIQVQIMGEVQIEILQSIIKDRFDIDVTFDSGTILYKETILNTVEGVGHFEPLRHYSEVHLLMEPGELGSGLQFFINCSEDCLEKNWQRLILTHLEEKAHKGVLTGSMITDMKITLVAGRAHKKHTEGGDFREATYRAVRQGLMQANSILLEPYYEFQLELPEKMVGRAMTDVEKMHGTCEITGVNGDIATVVGSAPVVTMRNYQRDVISYTKGKGRLFYSLKGYAPCHNSDEIIKSIGYGPERDTANPTGSVFCANGTGFLVNWDEVKNHMHLESYLQKEESTSSQITKKSSQAQEQSIGLDEIDEIINRTFYANQGKKSIWKKRRTALESHYKTDTYSSVNNITKENYLLVDGYNIVFAWDGLKEIAKDNIDAARTKLLDILCNYQGIKENKIIVVFDAYRVQGHQVEIYDYNNIHVVYTKEAETADQYIEKFVHQNHGNYSITVATSDNLEQIIIRGNGAALLSAMDLMGEIELTNKKMMEEYSEKYRMERNVLSDTLSEEDKGQFNKFLK from the coding sequence ATGAAAAAAATAGTAGTAGGAATATTAGCACATGTAGATGCGGGAAAAACAACATTATCAGAAAGTATGCTATATTTAAGTGGAAAAATTCGAAAGCTAGGAAGAGTAGACAATAAAGATGCTTATCTAGATACTTATAGTCTCGAGAAAGAAAGAGGAATAACCATATTCTCAAAGCAAGCCATATTTCAGGTGGATGAAGCACAAATTACTTTGCTTGATACTCCAGGACATGTAGACTTTTCAGCAGAGATGGAAAGAACACTTCAAGTATTAGATTATGCAATATTAGTCATAAGTGGTGCTGATGGAATACAGGGTCATACCCAAACTTTATGGCGTTTATTGTCTATATATAAAATCCCGGTGTTTATATTCATTAATAAAATGGATCAAGTAGGTACTGATAAAGAAAAGCTTATGAAAGAGCTAAAAGATAGATTAAATGATGAATGTATAGAGTTCCAAGAAAATGATATGGAGATCTTTTATGACCAAGTTGCAATGTGTGACGAAAAGGTTATGGAGAACTTTATAGAAACAGGTGAAATTAAAAGCGCTCTGATTTCTGAATTAATAAAGAGTCGTAAGGTTTTTCCATGCTATTTTGGGTCTGCACTTAAATTAGAAGGTGTAGAAGAATTTATTAATGGAATAGTAAAGTATTCTGAAAGACCTTTATATTCAGAGGAGTTTGGTGCAAAAGTATTTAAAATTTCTAGAGATGATCAAGGAAACCGTCTAACCTTTATGAAGATAACTGGAGGAAGCTTAAAGGTTAAGACAGCTTTAACCAATAAAACTACAGACATGGAAAACAGTACATATAATATTTGGGAAGAGAAAATAAATCAAATTAGAATTTACTCAGGTCAGAAATTTGAACTTGTAAGTGAAGCAGAGGCTGGAGCAATATGTGTGGTTACTGGACTTACAAAAACCTATCCAGGTGAAGGGCTTGGTGCTGAAAGAGCATCTTCTAAACCATTGCTTGAGCCGGTTTTGTCATACAAGGTTATATTAAAAGAGGGCTGTGATCCAAGAATAATGCTTCCAAAGCTGCGTGAAATAGAGGAGGAGGAGCCTGAACTTCATATTATTTGGGAGGAGAATTTGCAAGAAATTCAGGTTCAAATAATGGGAGAAGTACAAATTGAAATTTTACAAAGCATTATAAAAGACCGTTTTGATATTGATGTAACCTTTGATTCTGGAACTATACTTTATAAAGAAACAATTTTGAATACTGTAGAAGGTGTTGGTCATTTTGAGCCTCTAAGACATTATTCTGAGGTACATCTGTTGATGGAACCTGGAGAACTTGGCAGTGGGTTACAGTTTTTTATAAACTGTAGTGAAGATTGTTTAGAAAAGAACTGGCAGAGATTGATACTGACTCATTTAGAAGAAAAGGCTCATAAAGGTGTTTTAACTGGCTCAATGATAACAGATATGAAAATAACATTAGTTGCAGGAAGGGCTCATAAAAAGCATACTGAAGGTGGTGATTTTAGAGAAGCCACTTATCGTGCAGTAAGACAGGGGCTTATGCAGGCAAATTCTATATTGCTAGAACCATATTATGAATTTCAATTAGAGCTGCCGGAAAAAATGGTGGGAAGGGCTATGACGGATGTTGAAAAAATGCATGGGACATGCGAAATAACTGGGGTAAATGGAGACATAGCAACAGTTGTAGGAAGCGCTCCTGTGGTTACCATGAGAAACTATCAAAGAGATGTTATTAGCTATACCAAAGGCAAGGGAAGATTATTTTACAGTTTAAAGGGATATGCACCTTGCCATAATTCAGATGAAATTATAAAAAGTATTGGATATGGTCCAGAAAGAGATACAGCAAATCCTACAGGTTCAGTTTTTTGTGCTAACGGTACTGGTTTTTTAGTGAATTGGGATGAGGTTAAAAATCATATGCATTTAGAGAGCTATTTGCAGAAAGAAGAAAGCACTAGTTCACAAATAACAAAAAAATCATCCCAAGCACAGGAGCAATCTATAGGCTTAGATGAAATTGACGAGATCATAAATAGAACCTTTTATGCCAATCAAGGTAAAAAATCTATTTGGAAAAAAAGAAGAACTGCTCTAGAGAGCCATTATAAAACTGATACTTATAGCAGTGTAAATAATATAACAAAGGAAAACTACCTATTGGTGGATGGTTATAATATTGTTTTTGCTTGGGATGGTCTAAAGGAAATTGCAAAGGATAATATTGATGCAGCTAGAACAAAATTACTAGATATTTTATGTAATTATCAAGGTATTAAAGAAAATAAAATTATTGTAGTTTTTGATGCTTACCGTGTTCAGGGGCATCAGGTGGAAATATATGATTATAATAACATTCATGTTGTTTATACAAAAGAAGCGGAAACTGCAGATCAATATATTGAAAAGTTTGTTCATCAGAACCATGGAAATTACAGTATAACAGTTGCCACTTCAGATAACTTAGAACAGATAATCATTAGAGGAAACGGAGCAGCCTTATTATCTGCTATGGATTTAATGGGCGAAATAGAGTTGACTAATAAGAAAATGATGGAAGAATATAGTGAAAAATATAGGATGGAACGTAATGTTTTGTCTGATACGTTATCTGAAGAAGACAAAGGACAATTTAATAAATTTTTAAAATAG
- a CDS encoding MGMT family protein, whose product MKKIMNEQLIYEILSVVEEIPEGKVATYGQIASLIGRDKNARLVGKVLSQAEFYGRYPCHRVVNYAGRLVPGWQEQRFLLLEEGVSFKDANHVDMKKNKWEC is encoded by the coding sequence ATGAAAAAGATTATGAATGAACAATTAATTTATGAAATACTTTCCGTTGTGGAAGAAATCCCAGAAGGGAAAGTGGCTACTTATGGACAAATTGCCAGCCTCATTGGTAGGGATAAGAATGCACGACTTGTAGGGAAGGTTCTTAGTCAAGCAGAATTTTATGGGAGATATCCATGTCATCGTGTGGTAAATTATGCTGGAAGGTTGGTACCTGGGTGGCAAGAACAGCGATTTCTGCTATTAGAAGAAGGTGTATCCTTTAAAGATGCGAATCATGTTGATATGAAGAAAAATAAGTGGGAATGTTAG
- a CDS encoding zeta toxin family protein, protein MKVYTIFAGVNGAGKTSIYKSIYYNENKDEKRINTDEMVAKIGSWQDDNLQIKCAREAVKLIKHYILEGISFNQETTLSGKSIIKNIKLAKQNGFYLVMNYIGVENVEIAKERVRIRISKGGHGISSEAIERRYIESLVNLNRVIDICDKINIYDNTEMLKIVMSIENGKIVWKDRKIPNWICNSFKNIY, encoded by the coding sequence ATGAAAGTCTATACTATATTTGCAGGTGTAAATGGTGCTGGAAAAACCTCTATATACAAATCAATATATTATAATGAAAATAAAGATGAGAAAAGAATAAACACTGATGAGATGGTGGCAAAGATTGGATCATGGCAAGATGATAATCTTCAAATAAAATGTGCAAGAGAAGCTGTAAAATTAATAAAGCATTATATTTTAGAAGGAATATCATTTAACCAAGAAACCACATTATCAGGTAAAAGTATAATTAAAAATATAAAATTAGCAAAACAAAATGGGTTTTATCTTGTAATGAATTATATAGGTGTAGAAAATGTTGAGATAGCTAAAGAAAGAGTTAGAATAAGAATTAGCAAAGGTGGACATGGAATCTCGTCTGAAGCTATAGAGAGAAGATATATTGAATCATTAGTTAATTTAAATAGAGTTATTGATATATGCGATAAAATTAATATATATGATAATACGGAAATGTTAAAAATAGTTATGTCAATTGAAAACGGTAAAATAGTATGGAAAGATAGAAAAATACCTAATTGGATTTGTAATTCTTTTAAAAATATATATTAA